A genome region from Carya illinoinensis cultivar Pawnee chromosome 2, C.illinoinensisPawnee_v1, whole genome shotgun sequence includes the following:
- the LOC122300666 gene encoding COP1-interacting protein 7-like isoform X2 gives MKPSTRLDSAVFQLTPTRTRCDLIISANGKEQKIASGLLNPFLAHLKIAQEQMDKGGYSIVLEPESTCDDSWFTKDTIERFVRFVSTPEVLERVYTLESEILQIEEAIVIQGNGDMGLNTVEDYQAKPVESTEGSRTVLDTDEEKAIVLYKPAVNPPEANGSTTQEGNSKVQLLKVLETRKTVLQKEQGMAFARAVAAGFDIDHMSPLLSFAECFGASRLMDACTKFMELWRRKHETGQWVEIAATEAMSNQSDFSAMNSSGIMLANVDNKQKDNELVLENNGKASSATSADDKSPMDHKTPLGHQEYFQGQFPHHMFPPWPVHSPPGAPPVYQAYPMQGMPYYQNYPVNSPFFQPPYPSMPEHADPRMGHRRHSMDSRDGNTELETWQTDASKTRSQDEASQTRDSQKKASRSGRKQSGMVVIRNINYIASKTQNSSDGESQSASDSETDEVGDLAASTLESKHMDSQRSSKRKGSHTKSMNKLKSSEEEELAYGKDVDGGHWQAFQSCLLRDADEDRCAVDEGMFAMEKEAQVKRRQNTLGDDPLVFSGQEKGETQEDSMIDMHKISENVTYKPRASNDELLTSRRDGRSGDGRGSMDVQSEIDGKRGGYRRTSNDDFLIHGRESQSGYTNFSSDPLVNGFDSATNNLDRISSHEMDDDSYIVALRENSLDQIGNNERTAIDMDSEFQYASQLSENLSTRVGQVNYEPDELGLIPERGRERESIGYDPALDYEMQIRAEDSAPIDKKNMEVDIKQGSKKSDKDRKSRLTPDNLDKKKTAGPIRKGKPSKLSPLDEARARAERLRTFKADLQKMKREKEEEEMKRLEALKIERQKRIAARGGSIPAKSPLMSHQTKKQLPTKVSPSSHKGSKFSDSEPGSSSPLKSSSRTGPVGSSDSQEAFKPSRSSAANHSGGNRLSHSMSSLPEPKKENSGVIADSKASMARIRRLSEPKMVSSHHISSMKSRSAELLSKTKISDAPENKKVSATMNHDRSKASTLPELNIRTSKGPDGSRSKSAAKEMTQKVNGIKSSITSESAEVKRKHENIAHHSDGDDNPVIEKTVLILESENPSISTVEAMEGNLKAQHDNFGTGKKVEVVSDYAVIDAPASPLKTDRIDGESSEHQSHEQHTSFEVTTVNADKELPKLLSIGMAEKPHLAPFAHVSSLEDPCTRNSEYGRAPPTSSEIVTTGTETVKALVSDSRNLRLEKIPESLEKPQLKDSPKGFRRLLKFGRKNHSSATGEHNIESDNARINGSEVDDSRMNFVSSSEVHTLKNLISQEETPTAGSTSQKTSRSFSLLSPFRGKTSEKKLTT, from the exons ATGAAGCCTTCTACTCGGCTCGACTCGGCTGTGTTTCAGCTCACGCCCACTAGAACaag GTGTGATTTGATTATATCTGCAAATGGAAAGGAACAAAAAATAGCTTCAGGTTTGCTGAATCCATTTCTTGCCCACTTGAAGATTGCGCAAGAGCAGATGGACAAGGGAGGTTACTCGATTGTTCTAGAGCCGGAGTCTACTTGTGACGACTCATGGTTCACTAAGGACACGATCGAAAG GTTTGTTCGTTTTGTGAGCACTCCAGAGGTCTTGGAAAGGGTCTACACTCTTGAGTCAGAGATCTTACAAATTGAGGAGGCAATTGTGATTCAGGGCAACGGTGATATGGGACTGAATACT GTAGAAGATTATCAAGCTAAACCTGTAGAAAGCACTGAAG GGAGCAGGACTGTGCTTGATACTGATGAGGAGAAAGCAATTGTCCTTTACAAA CCTGCAGTAAATCCACCTGAAGCGAATGGATCCACCACACAGGAGGGAAATTCCAA AGTTCAACTTTTGAAAGTTCTGGAGACACGCAAAACTGTGCTACAGAAAGAGCAAGGCATGGCCTTTGCACGCGCTGTAGCTGCTGGTTTTGACATTGATCACATGTCACCATTGCTATCATTTGCTGAATGCTTTGGAGCCTCACGATTAAT GGATGCATGTACAAAATTTATGGAGTTATGGAGAAGAAAGCATGAAACTGGTCAGTGGGTTGAAATTGCAGCCACTGAAGCAATGTCTAACCAATCAGACTTCTCTGCCATGAATTCATCAGGCATTATGCTTGCAAATGTGGACAACAAGCAGAAAGACAATGAGTTGGTTTTAGAGAATAATGGGAAAGCAAGTAGTGCCACGAGTGCAG ATGACAAGTCTCCTATGGATCACAAAACACCATTAGGCCATCAAGAATATTTTCAAGGACAGTTTCCGCATCATATGTTCCCTCCCTGGCCTGTTCATTCTCCTCCTGGTGCTCCTCCAGTCTATCAAGCATACCCCATGCAAGGCATGCCATACTATCAGAATTATCCAGTAAACAGCCCATTTTTTCAGCCACCATATCCATCAATGCCGGAACATGCTGATCCAAGAATGGGACACAGAAGGCATTCTATGGATAGTAGGGATGGCAATACTGAATTAGAAACTTGGCAGACGGATGCTTCAAAAACTAGATCACAGGATGAAGCTTCACAAACTCGAGACTCACAAAAGAAGGCTAGTCGATCAGGTAGAAAGCAATCAGGCATGGTTGTGATTCGGAACATCAATTACATCGCTTCAAAGACGCAGAACTCTTCTGACGGTGAATCACAGTCAGCTTCTGACTCTGAAACTGATGAAGTTGGAGATTTAGCGGCCAGTACTCTTGAATCAAAGCATATGGACTCTCAGAGATCTTCCAAGAGAAAAGGTAGCCATACAAAATCCATGAATAAATTGAAGTCATCTGAAGAGGAAGAACTAGCTTATGGTAAGGATGTAGATGGTGGACACTGGCAAGCATTTCAAAGCTGTTTACTGAGAGATGCTGATGAGGACAGATGTGCAGTTGACGAAGGAATGTTTGCAATGGAAAAGGAAGCTCAAGTGAAAAGGCGACAAAATACTTTAGGTGATGATCCTTTAGTTTTTAGTGGGCAAGAGAAGGGCGAGACACAAGAAGATAGCATGATAGATATGCATAAAATTAGTGAAAACGTGACCTACAAGCCCCGGGCATCAAATGATGAACTGTTGACTTCTAGAAGAGATGGTCGATCTGGTGATGGTAGAGGGTCAATGGATGTACAGTCAGAAATAGATGGAAAACGAGGTGGCTATAGGAGAACTAGCAATGATGATTTTTTGATACATGGGCGAGAAAGCCAGTCGGGTTATACCAATTTTTCCTCAGATCCACTTGTAAATGGATTTGATAGTGCAACCAATAACTTGGACAGGATATCATCACATGAAATGGATGATGATTCTTACATTGTTGCACTAAGGGAAAATTCACTGGATCAAATTGGAAACAATGAAAGAACTGCTATTGACATGGATTCTGAATTCCAATATGCATCTCAGTTGTCAGAAAATTTATCTACTAGAGTTGGCCAAGTCAATTACGAGCCAGATGAATTGGGTTTGATACCTGAACGTGGTAGAGAAAGGGAGTCAATTGGTTATGACCCTGCTTTAGATTATGAAATGCAGATTCGTGCTGAAGACAGTGCTCCAATAGATAAGAAAAATATGGAGGTAGATATCAAACAGGGGTCTAAAAAGTCAGACAAGGACCGGAAATCAAGGCTTACACCAGATAATTTAGATAAAAAGAAGACTGCAGGGCCAATAAGGAAAGGGAAGCCTTCAAAGTTGAGTCCTTTGGATGAAGCACGAGCACGTGCAGAGAGGCTAAGAACCTTCAAAGCTGATCTCCagaaaatgaagagagagaaG gaagaagaagagatgaaaCGACTAGAAGCTTTAAAAATAGAGAGACAGAAAAGAATTGCTGCTAGAGGGGGTTCCATCCCAGCTAAGTCACCACTTATGTCACATCAAACCAAGAAACAATTGCCAACAAAAGTTTCCCCAAGCTCTCACAAAGGATCAAAGTTCAGTGATTCAGAGCCAGGATCATCTTCACCTCTAAAAAGCTCCTCCAGAACTGGTCCTGTGGGATCCAGTGATTCTCAAGAAGCCTTTAAACCTAGCAGATCAAGTGCTGCAAATCACTCAGGTGGAAACAGGTTAAGCCACTCAATGTCTTCGTTACCTGAACCAAAGAAAGAGAACAGTGGTGTTATAGCTGATTCTAAGGCATCAATGGCACGGATTAGAAGATTATCAGAGCCTAAAATGGTAAGCAGCCATCATATTTCTTCAATGAAGTCACGAAGTGCTGAACTATTATCAAAGACAAAGATATCTGATGCGCCTGAAAATAAGAAAGTATCTGCTACTATGAACCATGATAGAAGCAAAGCTTCAACCCTTCCAGAACTGAACATTAGGACATCCAAAGGACCTGATGGTTCTCGGAGCAAATCAGCAGCAAAAGAGATGACACAGAAGGTTAATGGCATTAAATCTTCTATAACTTCTGAAAGTGCTGAAGTGAAAAGGAAGCATGAAAATATTGCACATCACAGTGATGGGGACGACAACCCGGTTATTGAAAAGACTGTTCTGATACTAGAATCTGAGAATCCCTCCATTTCCACAGTAGAAGCGATGGAAGGTAATTTGAAGGCACAACATGATAACTTTGGGACAGGGAAGAAAGTTGAGGTGGTGTCAGATTATGCTGTTATAGATGCTCCAGCTTCACCACTTAAGACGGATAGAATTGATGGGGAATCATCGGAACACCAATCACATGAGCAACACACTTCTTTTGAG GTCACGACAGTTAATGCGGACAAAGAACTTCCAAAGCTTTTAAGTATTGGTATGGCTGAAAAACCACATCTAGCCCCCTTTGCTCATGTTTCTTCTTTGGAAGATCCATGTACTAGGAATTCAGAATATGGCAGAGCTCCTCCAACAAGTTCAGAGATTGTGACTACAGGCACAGAGACGGTTAAAGCACTTGTATCTGATTCTAGAAACTTGAGACTGGAAAAGATTCCAGAGTCATTGGAGAAGCCTCAATTAAAGGACTCGCCAAAAGGGTTCAGACGGCTGTTGAAATTCGGAAGAAAAAATCACAGCTCAGCTACTGGGGAGCATAACATTGAATCAGATAATGCCAGAATCAATGGTTCTGAGGTAGATGATTCTAGAATGAACTTTGTTTCCTCAAGTGAAG TTCATACATTGAAGAATTTGATCTCTCAAGAAGAAACTCCGACAGCTGGATCTACTTCTCAAAAGA CTTCTCGCTCTTTCTCCTTGTTATCACCCTTCCGGGGCAAGACTAGTGAAAAGAAACTGACAACATGA
- the LOC122300666 gene encoding COP1-interacting protein 7-like isoform X1, which translates to MKPSTRLDSAVFQLTPTRTRCDLIISANGKEQKIASGLLNPFLAHLKIAQEQMDKGGYSIVLEPESTCDDSWFTKDTIERFVRFVSTPEVLERVYTLESEILQIEEAIVIQGNGDMGLNTVEDYQAKPVESTEGSRTVLDTDEEKAIVLYKQPAVNPPEANGSTTQEGNSKVQLLKVLETRKTVLQKEQGMAFARAVAAGFDIDHMSPLLSFAECFGASRLMDACTKFMELWRRKHETGQWVEIAATEAMSNQSDFSAMNSSGIMLANVDNKQKDNELVLENNGKASSATSADDKSPMDHKTPLGHQEYFQGQFPHHMFPPWPVHSPPGAPPVYQAYPMQGMPYYQNYPVNSPFFQPPYPSMPEHADPRMGHRRHSMDSRDGNTELETWQTDASKTRSQDEASQTRDSQKKASRSGRKQSGMVVIRNINYIASKTQNSSDGESQSASDSETDEVGDLAASTLESKHMDSQRSSKRKGSHTKSMNKLKSSEEEELAYGKDVDGGHWQAFQSCLLRDADEDRCAVDEGMFAMEKEAQVKRRQNTLGDDPLVFSGQEKGETQEDSMIDMHKISENVTYKPRASNDELLTSRRDGRSGDGRGSMDVQSEIDGKRGGYRRTSNDDFLIHGRESQSGYTNFSSDPLVNGFDSATNNLDRISSHEMDDDSYIVALRENSLDQIGNNERTAIDMDSEFQYASQLSENLSTRVGQVNYEPDELGLIPERGRERESIGYDPALDYEMQIRAEDSAPIDKKNMEVDIKQGSKKSDKDRKSRLTPDNLDKKKTAGPIRKGKPSKLSPLDEARARAERLRTFKADLQKMKREKEEEEMKRLEALKIERQKRIAARGGSIPAKSPLMSHQTKKQLPTKVSPSSHKGSKFSDSEPGSSSPLKSSSRTGPVGSSDSQEAFKPSRSSAANHSGGNRLSHSMSSLPEPKKENSGVIADSKASMARIRRLSEPKMVSSHHISSMKSRSAELLSKTKISDAPENKKVSATMNHDRSKASTLPELNIRTSKGPDGSRSKSAAKEMTQKVNGIKSSITSESAEVKRKHENIAHHSDGDDNPVIEKTVLILESENPSISTVEAMEGNLKAQHDNFGTGKKVEVVSDYAVIDAPASPLKTDRIDGESSEHQSHEQHTSFEVTTVNADKELPKLLSIGMAEKPHLAPFAHVSSLEDPCTRNSEYGRAPPTSSEIVTTGTETVKALVSDSRNLRLEKIPESLEKPQLKDSPKGFRRLLKFGRKNHSSATGEHNIESDNARINGSEVDDSRMNFVSSSEVHTLKNLISQEETPTAGSTSQKTSRSFSLLSPFRGKTSEKKLTT; encoded by the exons ATGAAGCCTTCTACTCGGCTCGACTCGGCTGTGTTTCAGCTCACGCCCACTAGAACaag GTGTGATTTGATTATATCTGCAAATGGAAAGGAACAAAAAATAGCTTCAGGTTTGCTGAATCCATTTCTTGCCCACTTGAAGATTGCGCAAGAGCAGATGGACAAGGGAGGTTACTCGATTGTTCTAGAGCCGGAGTCTACTTGTGACGACTCATGGTTCACTAAGGACACGATCGAAAG GTTTGTTCGTTTTGTGAGCACTCCAGAGGTCTTGGAAAGGGTCTACACTCTTGAGTCAGAGATCTTACAAATTGAGGAGGCAATTGTGATTCAGGGCAACGGTGATATGGGACTGAATACT GTAGAAGATTATCAAGCTAAACCTGTAGAAAGCACTGAAG GGAGCAGGACTGTGCTTGATACTGATGAGGAGAAAGCAATTGTCCTTTACAAA CAGCCTGCAGTAAATCCACCTGAAGCGAATGGATCCACCACACAGGAGGGAAATTCCAA AGTTCAACTTTTGAAAGTTCTGGAGACACGCAAAACTGTGCTACAGAAAGAGCAAGGCATGGCCTTTGCACGCGCTGTAGCTGCTGGTTTTGACATTGATCACATGTCACCATTGCTATCATTTGCTGAATGCTTTGGAGCCTCACGATTAAT GGATGCATGTACAAAATTTATGGAGTTATGGAGAAGAAAGCATGAAACTGGTCAGTGGGTTGAAATTGCAGCCACTGAAGCAATGTCTAACCAATCAGACTTCTCTGCCATGAATTCATCAGGCATTATGCTTGCAAATGTGGACAACAAGCAGAAAGACAATGAGTTGGTTTTAGAGAATAATGGGAAAGCAAGTAGTGCCACGAGTGCAG ATGACAAGTCTCCTATGGATCACAAAACACCATTAGGCCATCAAGAATATTTTCAAGGACAGTTTCCGCATCATATGTTCCCTCCCTGGCCTGTTCATTCTCCTCCTGGTGCTCCTCCAGTCTATCAAGCATACCCCATGCAAGGCATGCCATACTATCAGAATTATCCAGTAAACAGCCCATTTTTTCAGCCACCATATCCATCAATGCCGGAACATGCTGATCCAAGAATGGGACACAGAAGGCATTCTATGGATAGTAGGGATGGCAATACTGAATTAGAAACTTGGCAGACGGATGCTTCAAAAACTAGATCACAGGATGAAGCTTCACAAACTCGAGACTCACAAAAGAAGGCTAGTCGATCAGGTAGAAAGCAATCAGGCATGGTTGTGATTCGGAACATCAATTACATCGCTTCAAAGACGCAGAACTCTTCTGACGGTGAATCACAGTCAGCTTCTGACTCTGAAACTGATGAAGTTGGAGATTTAGCGGCCAGTACTCTTGAATCAAAGCATATGGACTCTCAGAGATCTTCCAAGAGAAAAGGTAGCCATACAAAATCCATGAATAAATTGAAGTCATCTGAAGAGGAAGAACTAGCTTATGGTAAGGATGTAGATGGTGGACACTGGCAAGCATTTCAAAGCTGTTTACTGAGAGATGCTGATGAGGACAGATGTGCAGTTGACGAAGGAATGTTTGCAATGGAAAAGGAAGCTCAAGTGAAAAGGCGACAAAATACTTTAGGTGATGATCCTTTAGTTTTTAGTGGGCAAGAGAAGGGCGAGACACAAGAAGATAGCATGATAGATATGCATAAAATTAGTGAAAACGTGACCTACAAGCCCCGGGCATCAAATGATGAACTGTTGACTTCTAGAAGAGATGGTCGATCTGGTGATGGTAGAGGGTCAATGGATGTACAGTCAGAAATAGATGGAAAACGAGGTGGCTATAGGAGAACTAGCAATGATGATTTTTTGATACATGGGCGAGAAAGCCAGTCGGGTTATACCAATTTTTCCTCAGATCCACTTGTAAATGGATTTGATAGTGCAACCAATAACTTGGACAGGATATCATCACATGAAATGGATGATGATTCTTACATTGTTGCACTAAGGGAAAATTCACTGGATCAAATTGGAAACAATGAAAGAACTGCTATTGACATGGATTCTGAATTCCAATATGCATCTCAGTTGTCAGAAAATTTATCTACTAGAGTTGGCCAAGTCAATTACGAGCCAGATGAATTGGGTTTGATACCTGAACGTGGTAGAGAAAGGGAGTCAATTGGTTATGACCCTGCTTTAGATTATGAAATGCAGATTCGTGCTGAAGACAGTGCTCCAATAGATAAGAAAAATATGGAGGTAGATATCAAACAGGGGTCTAAAAAGTCAGACAAGGACCGGAAATCAAGGCTTACACCAGATAATTTAGATAAAAAGAAGACTGCAGGGCCAATAAGGAAAGGGAAGCCTTCAAAGTTGAGTCCTTTGGATGAAGCACGAGCACGTGCAGAGAGGCTAAGAACCTTCAAAGCTGATCTCCagaaaatgaagagagagaaG gaagaagaagagatgaaaCGACTAGAAGCTTTAAAAATAGAGAGACAGAAAAGAATTGCTGCTAGAGGGGGTTCCATCCCAGCTAAGTCACCACTTATGTCACATCAAACCAAGAAACAATTGCCAACAAAAGTTTCCCCAAGCTCTCACAAAGGATCAAAGTTCAGTGATTCAGAGCCAGGATCATCTTCACCTCTAAAAAGCTCCTCCAGAACTGGTCCTGTGGGATCCAGTGATTCTCAAGAAGCCTTTAAACCTAGCAGATCAAGTGCTGCAAATCACTCAGGTGGAAACAGGTTAAGCCACTCAATGTCTTCGTTACCTGAACCAAAGAAAGAGAACAGTGGTGTTATAGCTGATTCTAAGGCATCAATGGCACGGATTAGAAGATTATCAGAGCCTAAAATGGTAAGCAGCCATCATATTTCTTCAATGAAGTCACGAAGTGCTGAACTATTATCAAAGACAAAGATATCTGATGCGCCTGAAAATAAGAAAGTATCTGCTACTATGAACCATGATAGAAGCAAAGCTTCAACCCTTCCAGAACTGAACATTAGGACATCCAAAGGACCTGATGGTTCTCGGAGCAAATCAGCAGCAAAAGAGATGACACAGAAGGTTAATGGCATTAAATCTTCTATAACTTCTGAAAGTGCTGAAGTGAAAAGGAAGCATGAAAATATTGCACATCACAGTGATGGGGACGACAACCCGGTTATTGAAAAGACTGTTCTGATACTAGAATCTGAGAATCCCTCCATTTCCACAGTAGAAGCGATGGAAGGTAATTTGAAGGCACAACATGATAACTTTGGGACAGGGAAGAAAGTTGAGGTGGTGTCAGATTATGCTGTTATAGATGCTCCAGCTTCACCACTTAAGACGGATAGAATTGATGGGGAATCATCGGAACACCAATCACATGAGCAACACACTTCTTTTGAG GTCACGACAGTTAATGCGGACAAAGAACTTCCAAAGCTTTTAAGTATTGGTATGGCTGAAAAACCACATCTAGCCCCCTTTGCTCATGTTTCTTCTTTGGAAGATCCATGTACTAGGAATTCAGAATATGGCAGAGCTCCTCCAACAAGTTCAGAGATTGTGACTACAGGCACAGAGACGGTTAAAGCACTTGTATCTGATTCTAGAAACTTGAGACTGGAAAAGATTCCAGAGTCATTGGAGAAGCCTCAATTAAAGGACTCGCCAAAAGGGTTCAGACGGCTGTTGAAATTCGGAAGAAAAAATCACAGCTCAGCTACTGGGGAGCATAACATTGAATCAGATAATGCCAGAATCAATGGTTCTGAGGTAGATGATTCTAGAATGAACTTTGTTTCCTCAAGTGAAG TTCATACATTGAAGAATTTGATCTCTCAAGAAGAAACTCCGACAGCTGGATCTACTTCTCAAAAGA CTTCTCGCTCTTTCTCCTTGTTATCACCCTTCCGGGGCAAGACTAGTGAAAAGAAACTGACAACATGA
- the LOC122300667 gene encoding putative protein phosphatase 2C-like protein 44 produces MGLKDLHLKLKVFRLKRFLIGNGWGNKRELEISRRPSWMIPVSHGYYVVEDQSFRSGWDESDSDSVVVQREQIEDLELWFFGVFDAQVGDGVTKYMQSHLFDKNLKQIRRKSKETMRKAYLSARANIREMQKADETGRVGSVSVLVTNAEKLVTAFMGDYRAVVCRDGVAHQISNTGRHLSRRRWSRRLKSVRIFGYNLGKASKQSKGGSELLVGSERIDSSTEFVILASTGIWEVMKNQEAVNLISHIEDAQEAAECLAREALARMSKSNISCLIIRFD; encoded by the exons ATGGGACTGAAGGATCTTCATCTTAAGCTCAAG GTATTCAGGCTGAAACGCTTTCTGATAGGAAATGGTTGGGGCAATAAGAGAGAGCTGGAGATTTCCAGGAGACCTTCATGGATGATACCAGTATCACACGGCTATTATGTCGTTGAGGATCAATCATTTAGAAGTGGCTGGGACGAGTCCGACTCTGACTCAGTCGTGGTACAGAGAGAGCAAATTGAAGACCTTGAGCTATGGTTTTTTGGAGTTTTCGATGCTCAAGTTGGAGATGGAGTTACCAAGTACATGCAATCCCATTTGTTTGACAAGAACCTAAAACAG ATAAGGAGAAAGAGCAAAGAGACAATGAGAAAGGCATACCTTAGTGCAAGAGCAAATATCAGGGAGATGCAGAAAGCAGATGAGACCGGGAGAGTGGGTTCAGTATCTGTGTTGGTGACCAACGCAGAAAAGCTCGTGACAGCTTTCATGGGAGACTACAGAGCTGTTGTCTGCAGAGATGGTGTGGCTCATCAGATAAGCAACACAGGCCGGCATTTATCCAGAAGACGTTGGTCTCGGAGACTCAAATCGG TACGAATATTCGGATACAATCTAGGCAAAGCAAGTAAGCAATCCAAAGGCGGATCTGAACTTCTTGTTGGCTCCGAAAGAATTGATTCCAGTACTGAGTTTGTCATCTTAGCAAGCACTGGCATATGGGAG GTCATGAAGAACCAAGAGGCTGTGAATCTCATTAGCCACATAGAAGACGCACAAGAAGCCGCAGAGTGTTTGGCAAGGGAGGCTTTAGCTAGAATGAGCAAAAGCAACATTTCTTGCTTGATCATTCGCTTTGACTAA
- the LOC122295000 gene encoding CRIB domain-containing protein RIC5-like: MTTKVKGLLKGLRYISQIFDDQKEPDMQIGYPTDVKHVAHIGWDGPSANNTPSWMREFESTPEVSSRSLDSFGEAKLTSEDMKRTGAGIQESLLRQIKSAGNASPANSPGWSLDAPKQSRRQRSTDAVSSDSPSQDSPVSNRHARRNRKLNLGNDSPSQDLPAVPKHSRRRKSKGSSGSGSSKSQRSKDHTSPPDIPFTDMGSGSISGQES; this comes from the exons ATGACGACCAAGGTGAAGGGTCTTTTGAAAGGCCTACGATACATATCACAGATATTTG ATGATCAGAAAGAACCAGACATGCAAATTGGCTATCCCACAGATGTAAAGCATGTTGCACACATTGGATGGGACGGCCCGTCTGCGAATAATACGCCGAGCTGG ATGAGGGAGTTTGAATCTACCCCAGAAGTCTCATCCAGGTCATTGGACAGTTTTGGAGAAGCTAAATTGACATCTGAAG ATATGAAACGAACTGGCGCTGGAATTCAAGAATCCCTGCTCCGACAAATTAAATCAGCCGGAAATGCCTCGCCTGCCAACTCCCCCGGATGGAGCCTTGATGCACCAAAGCAATCCAGGCGGCAGCGCTCGACGGATGCTGTGTCGTCGGATTCCCCGAGCCAAGATTCACCTGTAAGTAACCGACACGCGAGACGTAACCGGAAGTTGAATCTTGGGAATGACTCACCATCACAGGACCTGCCTGCTGTCCCTAAACACTCTCGCCGGAGGAAGTCAAAGGGGTCATCCGGTAGCGGTTCATCAAAGTCGCAAAGGTCAAAAGACCATACTTCTCCACCCGATATCCCTTTCACGGATATGGGATCCGGGTCCATATCTGGGCAAGAGTCATGA
- the LOC122300664 gene encoding glycolipid transfer protein 1-like, giving the protein MEGTAFTPALEGIQHVKLEEGEILTTPFLEVCKQILPVIEKFGAAMTLVKSDIGGNISRLESKYSSKPSEFNHLYDMVRTEVAAKTAKASSSCTNGLLWLTRAMDFLVALFRNLLEHKDWTMSQACTDAYGKTLKKWHGWLASSSFTVAMKLAPDRKKFMEVIGGSGDIYADIEKFCISFSPFLEENHKFLASVGLDDLKAS; this is encoded by the exons ATGGAGGGAACAGCGTTCACTCCTGCTTTGGAAGGAATACAGCATGTGAAGCTCGAGGAAGGGGAAATACTGACCACGCCTTTCTTGGAAGTCTGCAAGCAGATACTGCCAGTTATAG AGAAGTTTGGAGCTGCTATGACCCTTGTTAAATCTGATATCGGAGGAAACATATCG AGATTGGAATCTAAATATTCTTCAAAACCGTCCGAATTCAACCACTTGTATGACATGGTGAGAACAGAGGTTGCAGCTAAAACAGCGAAAGCATCATCCAGTTGCACCAATGGTCTTCTTTGGTTGACAAG AGCAATGGATTTCTTGGTGGCATTGTTTCGCAACTTACTGGAGCATAAGGATTGGACAATGTCACAGGCCTGTACAGATGCCTATGGCAAGACCCTGAAGAAATGGCATGGCTGGCTTGCTAGTTCAAGTTTCAct GTTGCCATGAAGCTTGCTCCAGATAGAAAGAAGTTCATGGAGGTGATAGGGGGCAGCGGTGATATTTATGCTGACATAGAAAAATTTTGCATAtccttttctccttttcttgaAGAGAATCACAAGTTTCTG GCTAGTGTTGGCTTGGATGATCTGAAGGCTTCGTGA
- the LOC122300665 gene encoding 60S ribosomal protein L14-2-like, with protein MPFKRYVEIGRVALVNYGEDYGKLVVIVDVLDQNRALVDAPDMVRSQMNFKRLSLTDIKIDIKRVPKKKELLEAMEKADVKKKWESSSWGRKLIVQKRRASLTDFDRFKLMLAKIKRAGLVRQELAKLKKENAS; from the exons ATG CCTTTCAAGAGATACGTGGAGATTGGAAGGGTTGCCCTCGTCAACTATGGCGAAGACTACGGCAAACTCGTCGTCATTGTGGATGTCCTTGACCAGAACCGA GCTCTCGTGGATGCCCCTGATATGGTGAGATCTCAAATGAATTTCAAGCGGCTATCTCTGACAGACATTAAAATTGACATCAAGAGGGTTCCTAAGAAGAAGGAATTGCTTGAAGCTATGGAGAAAGCTG ATGTTAAGAAGAAGTGGGAGAGCAGTTCCTGGGGCAGGAAACTAATTGTTCAGAAGAGAAGGGCTTCTCTCACTGACTTTGATAGGTTCAAACTTATGTTGGCAAAGATTAAG AGGGCAGGACTGGTAAGGCAAGAGCTTGCAAAACTGAAAAAGGAGAATGCTTCTTAA